The Argopecten irradians isolate NY chromosome 4, Ai_NY, whole genome shotgun sequence genome has a window encoding:
- the LOC138321206 gene encoding uncharacterized protein isoform X1 produces the protein MEQDRSERAGSPDSFCSDKGTYNVSPHCDLQKQRNRAIVRQLLDEFDMEETVARYRNQESQDFVLDEGDFSVDSSLSALRIRQKLLRLMGTDVIRLNDKSYTDTLLDKLKQEYESNVEKKEKALQEAEKKRLRKLMLEGVISAQVMKNPDGKQRRSKRIKQNRKNNSHTNIKKAGPPSIMHEDSPYYQHERPASPTQPMDLEQNVVSQMEHIENEESEENENIEKMSQDHKSDDSSKGGQKEKKQVQWSQPKRQMNCGDAPVTGPKRVYPTGKYAVKESALLRDFRDEETVAGLYRLAEKLVL, from the exons ATGGAACAGGATAGGTCGGAAAGGGCTGGCTCTCCGGATTCCTTCTGCTCGGATAAAGGAACGTACAACGTCAGCCCTCACTGCGATTTACAGAAACAGAGAAACAGGGCTATTGTGAGACAATTACTCGATGAGTTTGATATGGAAGAGACTGTTGCTCGTTATAGAAACCAGGAGTCACAGGACTTTGTCCTAGACGAGGGCGATTTTAGTGTGGACTC TTCCTTGTCTGCGCTACGGATACGTCAGAAGTTACTTCGGCTTATGGGTACTGATGTCATCAGACTCAACGACAAGAGCTACACGGACACTTTGCTCGACAAACTCAAACAGgagtatgag TCAAACGTGGAAAAGAAGGAAAAAGCGTTACAAGAAGCAGAAAAGAAGAGACTGCGGAAATTAATGCTAGAAGGTGTAATATCCGCTCAAGTGATGAAAAATCCAGACGGCAAACAACGCCGCTCAAAGAGAATAAAACAGAACAGGAAGAATAATTCACACACCAACATTAAG AAGGCAGGTCCGCCCTCAATCATGCACGAGGACAGTCCATACTATCAACACGAAAGACCCGCGTCACCTACACAGCCAATGGACCTAGAACAG AATGTAGTTTCGCAAATGGAACACATTGAAAACGAAGAAtcagaagaaaatgaaaatatcgaGAAAATGTCTCAAGATCACAAGTCAGACGACAGTAGCAAAGGAGGacagaaagaaaagaaacag GTTCAGTGGTCTCAGCCTAAAAGGCAAATGAACTGCGGCGATGCACCTGTAACAGGTCCTAAACGAGTCTATCCGACGGGAAAGTACGCCGTCAAAGAGTCAGCGCTCCTACGTGATTTCAGAGATGAAGAG ACGGTTGCTGGTTTGTACCGTTTGGCTGAGAAACTTGTTCTGTGA
- the LOC138321206 gene encoding uncharacterized protein isoform X2 has translation MEQDRSERAGSPDSFCSDKGTYNVSPHCDLQKQRNRAIVRQLLDEFDMEETVARYRNQESQDFVLDEGDFSVDSSLSALRIRQKLLRLMGTDVIRLNDKSYTDTLLDKLKQEYESNVEKKEKALQEAEKKRLRKLMLEGVISAQVMKNPDGKQRRSKRIKQNRKNNSHTNIKAGPPSIMHEDSPYYQHERPASPTQPMDLEQNVVSQMEHIENEESEENENIEKMSQDHKSDDSSKGGQKEKKQVQWSQPKRQMNCGDAPVTGPKRVYPTGKYAVKESALLRDFRDEETVAGLYRLAEKLVL, from the exons ATGGAACAGGATAGGTCGGAAAGGGCTGGCTCTCCGGATTCCTTCTGCTCGGATAAAGGAACGTACAACGTCAGCCCTCACTGCGATTTACAGAAACAGAGAAACAGGGCTATTGTGAGACAATTACTCGATGAGTTTGATATGGAAGAGACTGTTGCTCGTTATAGAAACCAGGAGTCACAGGACTTTGTCCTAGACGAGGGCGATTTTAGTGTGGACTC TTCCTTGTCTGCGCTACGGATACGTCAGAAGTTACTTCGGCTTATGGGTACTGATGTCATCAGACTCAACGACAAGAGCTACACGGACACTTTGCTCGACAAACTCAAACAGgagtatgag TCAAACGTGGAAAAGAAGGAAAAAGCGTTACAAGAAGCAGAAAAGAAGAGACTGCGGAAATTAATGCTAGAAGGTGTAATATCCGCTCAAGTGATGAAAAATCCAGACGGCAAACAACGCCGCTCAAAGAGAATAAAACAGAACAGGAAGAATAATTCACACACCAACATTAAG GCAGGTCCGCCCTCAATCATGCACGAGGACAGTCCATACTATCAACACGAAAGACCCGCGTCACCTACACAGCCAATGGACCTAGAACAG AATGTAGTTTCGCAAATGGAACACATTGAAAACGAAGAAtcagaagaaaatgaaaatatcgaGAAAATGTCTCAAGATCACAAGTCAGACGACAGTAGCAAAGGAGGacagaaagaaaagaaacag GTTCAGTGGTCTCAGCCTAAAAGGCAAATGAACTGCGGCGATGCACCTGTAACAGGTCCTAAACGAGTCTATCCGACGGGAAAGTACGCCGTCAAAGAGTCAGCGCTCCTACGTGATTTCAGAGATGAAGAG ACGGTTGCTGGTTTGTACCGTTTGGCTGAGAAACTTGTTCTGTGA